The Pontibacter sp. SGAir0037 DNA segment GTTTTCTTTCCGCCACCTAAATGAAGAATGTTCTTTTGCCATTTCTCTCCCAGCGGAACAGCTTCATATTCTTTCACTTTATTCAGGTACTGCACTATCTCCAGCGGAGTGGTTACCGAAAGCCTTCCTGTAGGTACAGCTGGCACAAAGGAATTATTTCGGAAATCAGCCGAAAACATCACATCAGAACCAGGTATACCTGCCGTAGGTACCAGATCCAGGGCGCGGGAAGCCGTATTACGATAATTTATCCTGTCGAACTCAACCCCTTTCCCTAAAATCAGCATTTGCTTTGCCCGCGGCGTTGAGGACATGAACTTTAAGAACCTGCTTATCGCATTCGATGAGAAGTCACCGTAGTGAAACTGGTTCACAAGATCATCTACAAACACCAGTAAAGTATCATAGCTGCCTCCTGCCTCGGATGCTCTGTAAGCGGCATACTCTTTTGGTGCAGGCAAAGTACTCTCGCCTGCTGCCTGCATTAGTATTTTGTTCGTTAAAACAATATAGTTAAAAGCTTCGGGTTGTATAGTTCTGAATTTTACCGGGCTTGTTCGGGCTACCTTTGGCCTGATCGCCCGGCTTGTATTTGCCAGTAAAACCCGATGGCTTTTTCCATCTTCTGCCGCAATAGCATAGCCAAATTTCGAGCCCACAGCTACGCCTGCTATTCTGGTAATATTCCCCTCGTCTGTAATATCATAAGCGACAGTTGCAGCAGTTGCCCCGGTAAACTCATAATAAGGATTCAGAGTGCGGGCAGAGTCGGTATAAAACTGCATGTGGTTACCTGTTACAATACTCTTTTGCGGAAAGGTAACGATACCATGCGCCAGGCTGAACTGGTTCTCGGTGGAAGGGGCATAATAGTCAGGCACCGTTTGTACCACCAGCCTACCGGCAGAGCTGATCTCAGAAAACTCAACCGGAAATTTGCTTACTTCAAACCCAAAGCCATCAAAGGTATACCTCGACAACAACCTGCTCCCTCCTGTTGCCGGTAACAGGTTTACGGAGGCATTATGGATAATATTGTTCCGGGTATAAACACTGATTGCCAGCTGCGGCTTAAAACCCGTTGTTTCCAGATTGATAATGTTATCCAGGTTCCAGCTTTTGGGGTTGCGGGAAGTAGAGCCTACATAGCCCTGCCCCAGATCCAGCCAGGGCATCATGTTCTCTTCATACTTTTTGCCCCTGTAAAAAGCATCGAAGAATACCGTTGCTGCTTTCTGGATGTGATAAGGCTCGGCGGTTCTGCCAGCAGAAACAGTGTTCGCCACGCGCATACGCTTGCCTCCTGCTGCGGAGAAGGTAAGAAAGTAAGCGGCCGTATCAGTATAGATGCTGCGCAACTGGTGTATCTGGTGCTTTGGATCTTTATACATTTCCTTATCCAGGGCACCATTGTTCTTTTCTCCGAAGAATTCAATAAAGTCCTGCTGATCCAGCTTTCCATCTTCTTCGCCTGCTACATAAATGGCTAGCTGTTTACCTTTTCTGAATATTTGGAAATGGCGCGGATCCACGCCTTTTAAACCAAGGCTATCCAGGTAAGTGTAGTTTAACCTGTGAAGGCCATCAGAAAACACCCTGATCTTATAATATGTTTGGGAATGGTTAATCCATTCGTTGCCGTAGGTACTCTGCGCCTGCACCTTACCTAAGGTGCCGAAGGCTAATAAAAGTGTAACTACAAAAATGAAGTGCCTGAAGAAGCGATACTGACTCATGGCTGTTTTTATTAAACAGGAAAAGGCTTAGTTGAAGGAATATCCTAAAGAAACTATGACAGAAGATGTGTTGATGCTCGAAATAGAATTGCTTTCGCTGTCGCTGACTCTGGACATGGCAAGGTCGACATGAAAGCCATAGCTTTTAAAGCCTACGCCAAAGTTAGGCTGCATGCGCTTTGTATAGCCGCCATCGAAATTCTTTGTTTCCTGGTAATTATTAAAGCCTCCTCTCACAAACACAGTGTTGGCATAAGCCAGCTCTAGACCTACATGCGGATCAACTGACACTACATCAGATTTAAGAAGAACATTACGCTTTCCGTCAAATGTAAAATCGATATCGGTAGCCAACAGCGCAGTAAACTTATCGTTGAAGCGGAAGCTTTTACCTACCCCCAGCACCACACGCGGCAATGTTAGTTCGGCTGTATTCTGAGGCAAATCGTTTCCTGTCTGCAAATACGCCTCCTCCAGCGCTTCCACATTATGCGTCCAGGCGGTAAAGGTGGTGGTAATATCTTTCGCCATTAGCCCAAACTGCCAGTTGCCACGCTGCAACTGCGCACCGGCATCAATGCCAAAGCCCCAGGCATTGGCGAACTCACCCACATTGCGGTAAATAATTTTGGCATTGGCACCCAGCTGCAAACCAGGTATCAGGTTGCTCTTACGGGCGTATGACACCAACATGGCATAATCTGCCACTGAGAAAAACCGGATGCTATCGTACTGTATATAACCGAACTCATTCTGCAGCCGGCGGGTATCTGCAATGTCGTCTACGCCTAAGCGGATAACAGAAACTGCCAGTGCGCTGCTCGAATCAAGTGGCATGGCAAAGCTGGCAAAGTCGTTTTTGGCAATACCGGCAAAAAGCTCAGAGTGCATCAACCCGATGTTATATCGGTTCTGCAGCCGAAGCAAACCTGCCGGATTCCAGTAGCCGGCCGTGGCATCATCGGCCAGGGCAGCCTGCACGTTACCCATACCCAGGGCACGCGCACCTACACCTACATGAAGAAATTCGTTACTGTACTTAGGAGTTGAAACTTGGGCTGAAGCGGCTGACCACAGGAAAAGCAGGCATACCGACCACAGCAATCGGAGGGTAAAATTCGGCATATACGAATAATAAATTTGGCTAAAAGATTAAAACACCATTTCCTCCCCTCAAAAGAATAGGGAAAAGTGCAAGTCAACGTGCCTGCCTAACATCTTTAGCGACTGATTAGTTGACTATTGTGCTAAAAAATTTTGGATCAAAATTAACGAAATATTACAATAAAGCGCGGGATTAAAATCTCTTTTCCGGGCGAACAAAAAAAATTTTAAACAGTACCTTGTTTTACATAGTACTATATACTATCTTTGGTTCATAAATTAAAGCAGATCATCATGAAAGTAGAAAACACACAAGTGCAGATGCGGAAGGGAATTCTGGAATTCTGCATACTGGAGATTATCGCTCGTGGTGAGGTATATGCATCTGACATGCTGGAAGAGCTTACAGCAGCAAAAATGATAGTAGTGGAGGGTACACTCTACCCTTTGCTTACCAGGCTAAAGAATGCTGGGCTTCTCGATTATAGTTGGGTAGAGTCTACCTCCGGACCACCAAGAAAATACTATACCCTCACGGAATCAGGCAGAACCTTTCTCGAACAACTCAGGGAAACATGGTCGGAACTGGTAGCCTCTACTGAATATATCATCCAAAACAAGAAAGCTAAGTAATCATGAAAAAGAATATAAGCATCAACTTGCAAGGCATCATCTTCCATATAGAAGAGGATGGATATGAGCAGCTGAGCAGATACCTGGCCTCCATCCGAACCTATTTCTCCAACTATGAAGGCCATGAGGAAATTATTTCGGACATCGAAGCGCGTATAGCTGAGATCTTCTCTGCCCGGCTTGCACCTGGCAAACAGGTTATTACCCAGGAAGATGTGCAGTCGCTGATTACACAAATGGGCGATGTAACAGATTTTGAATTATTAGACACGGCCGAAGAAGAGATACCGCACGCGGCCGGTGCTGCAGCTTCCGGAGCCGGAACAGGCGATCATGCCTATACACAAGGCACAAGTGGTCCTAAGAGGCTTTACCGCGATGTAAACCGCAAAGTAGTTGCAGGGGTTTGCGCCGGCATTGCCAGTTACCTGAATGTGGATAGTCTTTGGGTGCGCCTGCTGTTTGTGGTATTGGTGATAGGTATTCCGTTTACACACGGCTTCACCAGCTTTGGCATTGTTCTTTACCTTATTCTCTGGATCGCCATGCCGCAAAGCTCGCTGTTGCCCGAAACAACTGTGAAAAAGCTTTTCCGTGACCCGGAAGATAAAAAGATCGGCGGCGTAGCCAGTGGCATTGCCAAATACTTTGGTGTTGATGTGGCTGTGGTACGTATTCTGTTCCTGGCATCGGTCTTTCTGGGAGGCTTTGGTTTAATGATTTACATCGTTATCTGGATTGCTGTGCCCGAGGCCGTTACTTTAACAGAGCGGATGCAGATGCAGGGGAATCCTGTTACACTCTCAGGAATTGAGCAGACCCTGAAAGATAACCTGAACATGAAAGACAGCAACGGTGAGGAAAGCACCTTTGCCAGATTAATTCTACTGCCCATACGCCTTATATCGCAAATTTTCAGTTGGCTGGGCAGAACACTTGGTCCCATTCTGGCCTTCCTGATCACTTTTATCCGGGTGGCGGCCGGTGTTATACTACTCATTATTTCGATTGGCTTTACCATTGCCCTGTTTACGACCTTCTTTGCCGGACTAGGCCTTATTGATGAACCACAAAATTTTATGTTAGGTGACTATCCGGCCTCCATTTTACTGGAGGGCTTTCCCCGGCTCGGACTGGTTACAGGTTTTCTGGTGGGGCTGATTCCGGTTGCCTTCTTATGGATACTGAGCATTGCCCTTATTTCCAAACAGTTCTTCCTGCGCCAGATTGTAGGCTGGTCCATGTTTGCGGTGTGGCTGGTAAGTTTATTCACCATGATAGCCATTATTATGATGTACACCCAGAACTTCAGAAGAACCGGTGAAATAGAGTCTACCAAATCTTTTAATGTAGACCGTTACAACACAGTTACACTGGATGCTTTCGACACCAGCCTGGACTACAGCAGAGTGGATATAGAACTGCAAAGCCATACCGGAAACGCGTTGGAGGTAGTTCAGCGGGTAAGCGCCAAGGGAAAAGATGAAGCTGATGCACGCCAGAACGCCCAGATGGTTAGCTACCGGATGCTGCAGAAAGATTCTGTCATCCGTTTCGATAACACGTTTGAGTACAAAAAAGGAGCAGCACTAAGGGAGCAAAAGGTAAACCTCTTGCTCATGCTTCCTCAGAACAAACCACTGCGCCTGACCAGCAACTTTTTATACTTGTTACCGAACGCAGTGTTTGATGTAGAGTACAGCCGTGAAAAAGTATTACGCAACACCTGGCAGGCTAAAGGCGCTTACCTAACCTGCCTTACCTGCGAAGCTGACACGCTGGACCAGGAAAACTCAACTGAGTATGCCGAAGGATTTTCTGAAACAGTTGGGAGCGCCGGAAGTGTTTTACTTGCGCTGGATGAGTACAATAAAAACGAGAAAGTGTTTGAAGTAAGAGATTTTGACGCAATTGATATCAGAGGCATGTTCCATGTGCAGATCCGTCAGGGTAGAGATTATGATGTGCGTGTTCATGCCGACAACGAGCAACTGGAGAAAATCAATGTTGAGCAAGACGGTAATGAACTGGTTATAGAAACCAAGCAGCGGTATAGCAATATCTTCAGCAGCAAAGACCCGATTTTGGTTCAGATTACCGTACCGGATCTTAACAGCCTGCAATTGAGTGGTGCTGTAAAAGCCGATGTGGGAAGGCTTGAGGTAAGTGACCTGGAATTATCTTTATCAGGTGCTACAAAAGCAGCCATGAACGTTAGCGCCGATAGAATACGAGCTGATATTTCAGGCGCCTCCCATACTTCGTTTGCAGGCAGGGCGAATCATTTTGAACTGGATGCTTCCGGAGCAAGCAAAATAGATGCAGCCAACATGATTTCAGAAAATGTAAGGCTTAGTGCTTCCGGTGCCTGCGATGCCAATGTGTATGCCAATAACTCTCTCGAAGTTGATGCCTCTGGAGGTAGTTCCATCACTTACGGTGGCAACCCAGGCTCTGTACAAACAGATGTTTCGGGTGCGAGCAAAGTAAAACGCAAATAATTTTTCAGTCTGCTGCGCCACTTTCTTATGGCGCAGCAGACTTCTTACAACCGCCTTAGTACAAAATAAAACTTCACATCCCGTGCTGGCTAATACAATCTAGCCTGAAACATGCTGCGATTCCAGGACTTCATGCAAAGTTGAACTAAAGCTGGAATTTGCCCTCTCCTATTTCTATTGCCGATACCTGCTGAAAAATGCTTTTCTGGCTTTTTACCAGGCCGCGGCATTACCTAGGCGATTTTAAGACAACTTACTTATTTTTCCGGATTGTAAAAAAGATAATCTGCGAGTTTACTTAAGTATAAATATTTAAGTAAAGCTATAAAAAATTAATATTTTAATAGGATATTAAACAGAAATTTTACTTATTTGAAAAAGATTAGGTTAGTTAGTTTAGTTTTTTGAAGAATGCGTATGGCGGAGCCCCAATTCTTTCCCCTTTTCGAGCAGGAAAGCATAGGCTTCGTCATATTCATTTTTTACAGTTCCTTCCAGTATAGCTTCTGTAAGCATTTCTTTTAGCTCTCCTACCGTTTTAGAAGGTTTCAGATCAAAGGTCTCCATGATAATTTCTCCGGTAATAACCGGCTGAAAATTACGTAGTTTATCACTCTCCTCTACCTCAACCAGGCGCTTCTCCACTTTATCAAAATTCTGCAGATAACGTTTTACTTTTGTGTCGTTTTTGGAGGTAATATCTGCCCGGCACAACTTCATCAGCGCATCAATATCATCACCGGCTTCAAACAACAACCTCCTGATGGCAGAATCTGTTACGGTATCTTTTACCAGGGCAATAGGGCGCAGGTGCAGCTTCACCAGCTTTTGCACAAACTTCATGTGCTCGTTCAGGGGCAGCTTCAGGTCTTTAAAGAGTTTCGGCAGCATACGCGCACCACGGTCTTCATGGCCATGAAAGGTCCAGCCTACTTTCGGGGAAAAGCGTTTGGTGTCTGGTTTTGCTATGTCATGCATAATAGCAGCCCAACGGAGCCACAAATCGTCGGAAACCTGCGCCACATTATCCAGCACCTGCAGCGTGTGGTAAAAGTTGTCTTTATGCGAATTCCCGTTGATTGTTTCCACACCCTGTAGCTCTGCCATTTTAGGAAAGATCAGTTGGAGCAGCTGAGCAGCATAAAGAAGCTTAAAGCCATAAGAAGGCACGGGTGAAAGCACAATTTTATTCAGCTCATCTGTAATCCGCTCCTGCGATACTATCTTTATGCGATCCTTATGATCTGTAATGGCATCAAAGGTATCCGGATCAATATCGAAGTTTAACTGGCTGGCAAAGCGTATGGCACGCATCATACGCAGCGGATCATCCGAGAAAGTAATACCGGGCTCTAAAGGGGTACGAAGAATTTTGCGTTTCAAATCCTTCAGCCCATTAAACCGATCTATCAGCTCCCCGTAACTATGCTTGTTCAGGCTGATGCCTAAGGCATTGATCGTAAAATCACGGCGCTGCAAATCATCTTCCAGCGTTCCCTGCTCTACCTCCGGCTTGCGTGACTCAGATCGGTAAGACTCTTTCCGGGCTCCGACAAACTCCACTTCCCACTCGCCGGCCCGCAGCATAGCTGTTCCGAAATTTTTGAACACAGACACCTTTGGCTTGTGCGGCAGCTTTTGTGCGACCAGTTCAGCCAAGGCTATACCATCACCTACACACACCACATCTATGTCTTTGGAAGGGCGCTTCAGTACCAGGTCCCGCACAAAGCCGCCAATCACATAAGCATCTACTCCTAGTTCGGCAGCTGCCGCGGCCACTACTTCAAAAATGGGGTGTTCTGGTAATTTTACTGTATCCATATTCTCTTCCAATCCTCTGGAACCGTTCTTTGTTAAGGTACAAAAGTAAGGAGAATAAATTTAAAGCACCTCTGCATAGCCGGACAGAAGATCTTCTGACGAAAGACAAAAGAGGAAAACCGCATAGAGTTGGCAATTCTAATTTTGCTATACCAGATTCAGGCTGGCACAGATCCCAAACACATGCATGCCCACTGTCAGAGATTCTCTTGTTAAATGTTAGAATTGCTCTTTCAAAAAGATCATTTCTGATCCATAATTTTTAATTTCTAATTAGCAGAGGCATTAATCCCGCAGCACCTGGTGCTCACCGCTAGGATCTATTTTAATGATGCGGGAAGGTACGGCCGTTATTTGCTCGTCCTGTCGCCAGGTTACAATATAATCTACCCGCTCTTTTACCTTATCAGAAACATCTTTGAAAGATGGGGCGGCAGGCTCTCCGCTAATATTGGCCGAAGTAGAAATAATCGGGCGGCCTACCTGCCGGATCAGGCGCAGGCAGAACTCATCTTTTACAACCCGGATAGCAACAGATCCATCGGCAGCAATAACTTCTGAGGGAAGATTTTTAGCTTTGGGAAAGACATAGGTTGTTGGCCGCTCCTGCTTCTCTTCCAGTTCAGAAAAAGCCGCGGGTATATCTTCTACGTACCGTTGCAGCATTTCTGTGTCGGCTACCAAAACAATCATGGTTTTAGACTCTTCGCGCTCCTTTATTGCAAATATCTTACGTACAGCCTGTCCATTTTCAGCATCGCAGCCAATTCCCCATACTGTGTCGGTAGGGTAAAGAATAGTGTTGCCCAGCAGCAGTTCTTCCTCTGCTGCCTGTATCGCTTTTATTAATTCTTTCTCGCTCATAGCAAAACGATTACATTGTTATTTACCTGAAACTTCATTTACAGCCGGTACAGATCCAGAACCAGTTTAACGTATTTCCTGCGTCAGTTCAATTAAAATTCCGTTCGCACTTTTAGGATGTACGAAACACACCAGCTTATTGTCGGCCCCTTTTTTCGGGCACTCATTCAGAAGCTGAAAGCCTTCCTGTTTCAGGCGCTCCATTTCAGCTAAGATGTCTTCTACCTCGAAGGCAATATGGTGAATGCCTTCTCCCTTTTTCTGAATAAATTTAGAGATTGCACTATCTTCTGTAGTACCCTCTAAAAGCTCTATTTTAGTGGTTCCAACTTTAAAAAAAGAAGTATTTACATTCTCCGACTCTACATACTCTGTCTTATAGGGCTCCACCCCCAGTAGTTTGAAATACAGACTATTTGCCTCAGAAAAATCTTTAACTGCAATACCTATGTGCTCTACATTAATCATTTCTAATATGTAATTAGTCTAAGTAACCTTTTTTTTGTAATTTTGTGGCAAATCTAAAACTAATAATTTCTATTAGCTGTTATTTTACAGGTACAAAAAAGAGATAAATCGATGAGTAATATGTTAAAATTACCTATATATTTAGATAACAACGCCACAACTCCACTTGATCCCCGGGTGTTGGAAGCAATGTTACCTTACATGACCAACATGTTTGGCAATGCAGCATCCCGTAACCATGCATTCGGATGGCAGGCAGAAGAGGCAGTAGATTATGCGCGTGAGCAAATAGCATCACTTATCAATTGCTCTCCTAAAGAGATTATCTTCACTTCCGGTGCTACGGAGTCTGATAACCTGGCTATCAAAGGTGTATTTGAGATGTATGCATCTAAAGGTAACCATGTAATTACAGTTACCACAGAGCATAAAGCGGTACTGGATACCTGCAAGCATATCGAAAAACTTGGCGGTAAAGTTACTTACCTGCAGGTAAATGCAGAAGGCCTTATCGACCTGAAAGAACTGGAAGAAGCAATCACTGATAAGACGATTCTTATCTCTATCATGTATGCCAACAACGAGGTGGGCGTTATTCAGCCTATCCGCGAAATATCTGCCATTGCTAAAAAGCATGGTATCCTGTTCTTTACCGACGGCACACAGGCTGTAGGTAAGGTTCCGGTAGATGTAGAGGCTGATGGCATTGATTTAATGGCTTTCTCTGCGCATAAAATGTATGGTCCTAAAGGTGTAGGTGCTCTCTATGTGCGCCGTAAGAACCCACGTGTAAAGGTAACTGCTCAGATGGATGGTGGTGGCCATGAGCGTGGCATGCGTTCTGGTACCTTAAACGTACCTGGTATTGTTGGTTTAGGCAAAGCTTGCGAACTGGCAAGACAGGAAATGGAGTCTGATACTGCTCGTATCTCTGCTATGCGTGATCGTTTAGAGAAAGAGCTTCTTACAATTGAAGAGTCTTACGTGAACGGTTCGCGTGAGCATCGCTTACCCCACGTTGCCAATATCTCCTTCAAATATGTAGAAGGTGAAGGTTTGATGATGGGAGTGAAAGACCTGGCTGTTTCTTCAGGATCTGCCTGTACTTCAGCCTCTTTAGAACCTTCTTACGTATTAAAAGCGTTAGGTTTAAGTGACGACCTGGCTCACTCTTCGCTGCGTTTCGGTTTAAGCCGTTTCACAACCGACGAAGAAGTGGATTATGCTATCAACCACGTAAAAGAAGCGGTGTCTAAACTGCGTGAAATGTCTCCGCTTTGGGAAATGTACAAAGAAGGTATAGACCTGAACTCTATTGAGTGGGCAG contains these protein-coding regions:
- a CDS encoding CCA tRNA nucleotidyltransferase, whose product is MDTVKLPEHPIFEVVAAAAAELGVDAYVIGGFVRDLVLKRPSKDIDVVCVGDGIALAELVAQKLPHKPKVSVFKNFGTAMLRAGEWEVEFVGARKESYRSESRKPEVEQGTLEDDLQRRDFTINALGISLNKHSYGELIDRFNGLKDLKRKILRTPLEPGITFSDDPLRMMRAIRFASQLNFDIDPDTFDAITDHKDRIKIVSQERITDELNKIVLSPVPSYGFKLLYAAQLLQLIFPKMAELQGVETINGNSHKDNFYHTLQVLDNVAQVSDDLWLRWAAIMHDIAKPDTKRFSPKVGWTFHGHEDRGARMLPKLFKDLKLPLNEHMKFVQKLVKLHLRPIALVKDTVTDSAIRRLLFEAGDDIDALMKLCRADITSKNDTKVKRYLQNFDKVEKRLVEVEESDKLRNFQPVITGEIIMETFDLKPSKTVGELKEMLTEAILEGTVKNEYDEAYAFLLEKGKELGLRHTHSSKN
- a CDS encoding PorV/PorQ family protein — translated: MPNFTLRLLWSVCLLFLWSAASAQVSTPKYSNEFLHVGVGARALGMGNVQAALADDATAGYWNPAGLLRLQNRYNIGLMHSELFAGIAKNDFASFAMPLDSSSALAVSVIRLGVDDIADTRRLQNEFGYIQYDSIRFFSVADYAMLVSYARKSNLIPGLQLGANAKIIYRNVGEFANAWGFGIDAGAQLQRGNWQFGLMAKDITTTFTAWTHNVEALEEAYLQTGNDLPQNTAELTLPRVVLGVGKSFRFNDKFTALLATDIDFTFDGKRNVLLKSDVVSVDPHVGLELAYANTVFVRGGFNNYQETKNFDGGYTKRMQPNFGVGFKSYGFHVDLAMSRVSDSESNSISSINTSSVIVSLGYSFN
- the mce gene encoding methylmalonyl-CoA epimerase, whose translation is MINVEHIGIAVKDFSEANSLYFKLLGVEPYKTEYVESENVNTSFFKVGTTKIELLEGTTEDSAISKFIQKKGEGIHHIAFEVEDILAEMERLKQEGFQLLNECPKKGADNKLVCFVHPKSANGILIELTQEIR
- a CDS encoding L-threonylcarbamoyladenylate synthase; this translates as MSEKELIKAIQAAEEELLLGNTILYPTDTVWGIGCDAENGQAVRKIFAIKEREESKTMIVLVADTEMLQRYVEDIPAAFSELEEKQERPTTYVFPKAKNLPSEVIAADGSVAIRVVKDEFCLRLIRQVGRPIISTSANISGEPAAPSFKDVSDKVKERVDYIVTWRQDEQITAVPSRIIKIDPSGEHQVLRD
- a CDS encoding PspC domain-containing protein produces the protein MKKNISINLQGIIFHIEEDGYEQLSRYLASIRTYFSNYEGHEEIISDIEARIAEIFSARLAPGKQVITQEDVQSLITQMGDVTDFELLDTAEEEIPHAAGAAASGAGTGDHAYTQGTSGPKRLYRDVNRKVVAGVCAGIASYLNVDSLWVRLLFVVLVIGIPFTHGFTSFGIVLYLILWIAMPQSSLLPETTVKKLFRDPEDKKIGGVASGIAKYFGVDVAVVRILFLASVFLGGFGLMIYIVIWIAVPEAVTLTERMQMQGNPVTLSGIEQTLKDNLNMKDSNGEESTFARLILLPIRLISQIFSWLGRTLGPILAFLITFIRVAAGVILLIISIGFTIALFTTFFAGLGLIDEPQNFMLGDYPASILLEGFPRLGLVTGFLVGLIPVAFLWILSIALISKQFFLRQIVGWSMFAVWLVSLFTMIAIIMMYTQNFRRTGEIESTKSFNVDRYNTVTLDAFDTSLDYSRVDIELQSHTGNALEVVQRVSAKGKDEADARQNAQMVSYRMLQKDSVIRFDNTFEYKKGAALREQKVNLLLMLPQNKPLRLTSNFLYLLPNAVFDVEYSREKVLRNTWQAKGAYLTCLTCEADTLDQENSTEYAEGFSETVGSAGSVLLALDEYNKNEKVFEVRDFDAIDIRGMFHVQIRQGRDYDVRVHADNEQLEKINVEQDGNELVIETKQRYSNIFSSKDPILVQITVPDLNSLQLSGAVKADVGRLEVSDLELSLSGATKAAMNVSADRIRADISGASHTSFAGRANHFELDASGASKIDAANMISENVRLSASGACDANVYANNSLEVDASGGSSITYGGNPGSVQTDVSGASKVKRK
- a CDS encoding IscS subfamily cysteine desulfurase — translated: MLKLPIYLDNNATTPLDPRVLEAMLPYMTNMFGNAASRNHAFGWQAEEAVDYAREQIASLINCSPKEIIFTSGATESDNLAIKGVFEMYASKGNHVITVTTEHKAVLDTCKHIEKLGGKVTYLQVNAEGLIDLKELEEAITDKTILISIMYANNEVGVIQPIREISAIAKKHGILFFTDGTQAVGKVPVDVEADGIDLMAFSAHKMYGPKGVGALYVRRKNPRVKVTAQMDGGGHERGMRSGTLNVPGIVGLGKACELARQEMESDTARISAMRDRLEKELLTIEESYVNGSREHRLPHVANISFKYVEGEGLMMGVKDLAVSSGSACTSASLEPSYVLKALGLSDDLAHSSLRFGLSRFTTDEEVDYAINHVKEAVSKLREMSPLWEMYKEGIDLNSIEWAEH
- a CDS encoding PadR family transcriptional regulator is translated as MKVENTQVQMRKGILEFCILEIIARGEVYASDMLEELTAAKMIVVEGTLYPLLTRLKNAGLLDYSWVESTSGPPRKYYTLTESGRTFLEQLRETWSELVASTEYIIQNKKAK